Proteins found in one Triticum urartu cultivar G1812 chromosome 4, Tu2.1, whole genome shotgun sequence genomic segment:
- the LOC125552206 gene encoding vacuolar protein sorting-associated protein 9A-like translates to MEGGADAFGSSTAPLAWHDFLERMRQPSAAEFVKSIKGFIMTFSNRAPDPEGDSTAVQEFLENMEGAFRAHTPWAGSSEEELESAGEGLEKYVMTKLYNRVFASVPEDVKSDEELFEKISLLQQFIRPENLDIKPEYQNETSWLLAQKELQKINMYKAPRDKLACILNCCKVINNLLMNASHMSHDNPPGADEFLPVLIYVTIKANPPQLHSNLLYIQRYRCQSRLVSEAQYFFTNLLSAESFIWNIEAESLSMDERDFQKKMDLARERLVGLSVGSENQENQTNLDGGEHRPQALKASGNSDVNLPLKDHIQGPVQDMKRESDVSSKSVERVQSISNLEKKGATELVKDDDLNKIFQEYPFLFARAGDLTVADVDNLLNSYKQLVLKYVALSKGMGVTPETPLVQNMQTASHLQISEEPENVKNVVNSCDSTEASNKAHEDIKNEIPDSEVSNISTQQAAVDESSGQPEHA, encoded by the exons ATGGAGGGCGGCGCCGACGCCTTCGGGTCCTCGACCGCGCCGCTGGCCTGGCACGACTTCCTCGAGCGCATGCGCCAGCCTTCCGCCGCCGAATTCGTCAAGTCCATCAAGGG CTTTATCATGACGTTCTCAAACAGAGCACCTGATCCAGAGGGAGATAGCACAGCTGTTCAAGAGTTCCTTGAAAATATGGAAGGTGCTTTCAGAGCCCACACTCCTTGGGCTGGCAGTTctgaagaagaactagagagtgcCGGTGAG GGCCTCGAGAAGTATGTTATGACCAAGCTGTATAATCGGGTATTTGCTTCAGTCCCGGAAGATGTGAAGAGCGACGAAGAGCTTTTTGAGAAGATTTCTCTACTCCAGCAGTTTATACGTCCTGAAAACTTAGATATAAAACCAGAATATCAGAATGAAACATCATGGCTG CTTGCACAAAAGGAGCTACAGAAGATAAACATGTATAAGGCTCCAAGGGATAAGCTTGCTTGCATCCTGAACTGTTGTAAAGTCATCAATAACTTACTTATGAATGCTTCTCATATGTCACATGATAACCCCCCTGGAGCTGACGAATTTCTTCCAGTCCTCATCTATGTCACCATAAAG GCTAATCCTCCGCAGTTACACTCAAATCTTTTATACATACAAAGATACAGGTGCCAATCACGACTGGTGTCAGAGGCTCAATATTTTTTTACAAACCTCCTATCTGCCGAGTCTTTCATTTGGAACATTGAGGCGGAATCATTATCCATGGATGAACGAGATTTCCAGAAGAAGATGGATTTGGCAAGGGAACGCTTGGTAGGATTATCAGTTGGCTCAGAGAATCAGGAGAATCAGACCAATCTTGATGGGGGGGAGCATAGACCACAAGCACTAAAAGCTAGTGGAAATTCCGATGTCAACCTACCCTTGAAAGATCATATCCAAGGTCCAGTTCAGGACATGAAAAGGGAAAGTGATGTGAGCAGTAAATCAGTTGAGCGGGTGCAATCTATCTCTAATTTAGAGAAGAAGGGAGCTACAGAGCTTGTCAAGGATGACGACTTGAACAAAATATTCCAGGAATACCCATTTCTATTTGCCCGTGCTGGTGATCTGACAGTTGCTGATGTAGATAACCTTTTAAACTCTTACAAGCAACTAGTACTTAAGTATGTAGCACTCTCCAAGGGGATGGGTGTCACCCCTGAAACTCCTCTTGTTCAGAACATGCAAACTGCATCCCATCTTCAGATATCCGAGGAGCCTGAGAATGTGAAGAATGTTGTAAATAGTTGCGACAGCACTGAAGCAAGCAACAAGGCTCATGAGGACATTAAAAATGAAATTCCTGACTCAGAAGTCAGCAACATCAGTACACAACAAGCCGCTGTTGACGAATCATCAGGTCAGCCAGAGCATGCGTGA